One genomic window of Luteitalea pratensis includes the following:
- a CDS encoding DUF2867 domain-containing protein, which produces MAARVLLTGATGCIGSRLLRVLEEGGCAVRCLARRPDRVAVRRLTTEVFAGDCFDEASLDAAMEGVDQAFYLVHALASGPAFAALDREAATTFGRAAARAGIRRIIYLGGLGDAGDSLSTHLKSRVETGDALRASGVPVVEFRASIVIGAGSLSFEMIRALVERLPVMLCPQWVDTRTQPIGIDDVLAYLRAALDLPEGREGVFEIGGPEVVSYGEMMREYARLRDLRRVLVRVPVLTPRLSGVWLALVTPAQASVGRALVEGLRNPTVVRSSAAREAFGLALTSLREAFVRAMDEGGATRFKTDTRVAVVAAAPAEAFAPIRRIGGRSGWYFGDALWRLRRWLDGCVGGVGMPRHRRDPDACVVGDVIDGWRVEAYEPDRFLRLRAGMKLPGRGWLEFRVAPLGDGSRSLIRQTATFDARGVAGRLYWYGVVPLHAIVFRGLLRRIARCAVRGASPDPLSTFTYCSIIGAPAAAVFRWHEQPAALGALTPAALVRIEQQEGGIGDDGRVMLSIGIGRARFRWGVRHYGYVAARQFCDEQVLGPFAVWRHAHLFEPIGHLQTLYQDRIEFAVSRHRALNRFAAAMLRPLLTLAFAYRHAIVRASVGHAHPRSPRRWVAAVALAAAVTLPPVTARGQTTAAVRTVPRVDLGRYAGDWFEIARFPNRFQRHCVGDVRASYTRRPDGRVDVVNRCRTADGQTAAGGVARIVDERTFARLKVRFAPAWLSWLPVVWGDYWIIGLAADYSWAVVGDPDRNFLWILARAPHLDDESARAARAAALASGFDVNRLVPTPQASASPQ; this is translated from the coding sequence ATGGCCGCAAGGGTCCTGCTGACCGGCGCCACTGGCTGCATCGGCAGCCGCCTTCTTCGAGTGCTCGAGGAAGGCGGCTGCGCGGTGCGGTGCCTCGCGCGGCGGCCCGATCGCGTCGCCGTGCGACGTCTCACCACCGAAGTCTTCGCGGGAGACTGCTTCGACGAAGCGTCGCTCGACGCAGCCATGGAAGGGGTGGACCAGGCGTTCTACCTGGTGCACGCGCTGGCGAGCGGACCTGCGTTCGCCGCACTCGATCGCGAGGCTGCGACCACCTTCGGCCGCGCGGCCGCCCGCGCCGGAATCCGCCGCATCATCTATCTCGGCGGGCTCGGCGACGCTGGCGATTCCCTCTCCACGCACTTGAAGAGCCGCGTGGAAACCGGAGACGCATTGCGCGCCAGCGGCGTACCGGTCGTCGAGTTTCGGGCGTCGATCGTCATTGGCGCCGGCAGCCTGTCGTTCGAGATGATCCGCGCGCTGGTCGAGCGGCTACCAGTCATGCTTTGCCCGCAGTGGGTAGACACCCGCACCCAGCCCATCGGGATAGACGATGTGCTGGCGTATCTGCGCGCGGCACTCGACCTGCCGGAGGGGCGCGAAGGCGTGTTCGAAATTGGCGGGCCCGAGGTGGTGTCCTACGGCGAGATGATGCGCGAGTACGCTAGGCTGCGTGATCTGCGACGCGTACTGGTCCGGGTGCCCGTGCTGACGCCGCGCCTTTCCGGGGTGTGGCTCGCCCTCGTGACGCCGGCGCAGGCCAGCGTGGGACGCGCACTGGTCGAAGGCCTGCGTAATCCTACCGTGGTGCGATCCTCCGCGGCACGCGAAGCATTCGGTCTTGCGCTGACGTCGTTGCGCGAGGCATTTGTGCGCGCGATGGACGAGGGCGGGGCCACACGGTTCAAGACCGATACCCGCGTGGCCGTCGTCGCGGCGGCGCCGGCGGAGGCGTTTGCGCCCATTCGCCGCATCGGCGGTCGCAGTGGATGGTATTTCGGCGATGCGCTGTGGCGGCTGCGCAGGTGGCTAGACGGCTGCGTGGGCGGTGTGGGCATGCCGCGACATCGCCGCGACCCCGATGCCTGCGTCGTCGGCGACGTCATCGATGGGTGGCGCGTCGAGGCCTACGAGCCTGATCGGTTCCTGCGGCTGAGGGCCGGAATGAAACTCCCGGGGCGCGGCTGGCTCGAGTTCCGCGTGGCACCCCTCGGCGACGGATCGCGATCGCTCATTCGCCAGACAGCGACATTCGACGCACGAGGCGTCGCGGGTCGACTGTACTGGTACGGGGTGGTGCCGCTCCACGCGATCGTCTTCCGCGGCCTGCTGCGGCGGATTGCGCGGTGCGCAGTCCGGGGGGCCTCGCCGGACCCTCTATCGACCTTCACGTATTGCTCGATCATCGGCGCGCCTGCGGCCGCGGTGTTCCGCTGGCACGAGCAGCCGGCAGCGCTCGGGGCGCTGACCCCCGCCGCGCTGGTACGAATTGAACAGCAAGAGGGCGGCATTGGTGACGACGGGCGCGTCATGCTATCGATCGGCATCGGCCGGGCACGATTCCGCTGGGGGGTGCGGCATTACGGTTACGTCGCCGCCCGGCAATTCTGCGACGAGCAAGTGCTGGGTCCATTCGCGGTATGGCGGCACGCGCATCTGTTCGAGCCGATCGGACATTTGCAAACGCTCTACCAGGACCGCATCGAGTTCGCGGTCTCCCGCCATCGCGCGTTGAACCGCTTCGCGGCAGCCATGCTCCGTCCGCTGCTAACACTTGCCTTCGCGTACCGCCATGCAATCGTGCGCGCGAGCGTCGGCCACGCCCATCCCCGGAGCCCGCGGCGATGGGTGGCGGCGGTGGCTCTGGCGGCGGCGGTCACACTTCCGCCCGTCACTGCTCGCGGGCAGACGACGGCGGCCGTGCGCACGGTTCCGCGTGTCGATCTGGGTCGATATGCGGGCGACTGGTTCGAGATCGCGCGATTTCCGAACCGCTTCCAACGCCACTGCGTCGGCGACGTGCGCGCCAGCTACACCCGCCGGCCAGACGGGCGCGTCGATGTGGTGAACCGGTGCCGCACCGCCGACGGTCAGACCGCGGCAGGCGGCGTCGCGCGCATCGTCGATGAGCGCACCTTCGCCCGGTTGAAGGTGCGGTTCGCTCCCGCGTGGCTCTCATGGCTGCCGGTGGTGTGGGGCGATTACTGGATCATCGGCCTGGCGGCAGATTATTCCTGGGCGGTCGTCGGCGATCCCGACCGGAACTTCTTGTGGATTCTCGCGCGGGCGCCGCACCTTGACGACGAGTCCGCGAGGGCGGCGCGGGCGGCCGCGCTCGCCAGCGGATTCGACGTGAATCGCCTTGTGCCGACGCCACAGGCGAGCGCCAGTCCGCAGTAA
- a CDS encoding fasciclin domain-containing protein, whose amino-acid sequence MKTMLSFTSLALVVLTAVASPARAQQTKDIVDTAVAAGSFTTLAKALTAADLVGTLKGPGPFTVFAPTDEAFAALPAGTLEKLLKPENKATLRRVLTYHVVPGKVMAADVVKISSAKAVSGDTLSIKASGGTVMVDKARVAKADIAASNGVIHVVDAVLLPPTE is encoded by the coding sequence ATGAAGACCATGCTTTCGTTCACGTCACTGGCCCTTGTCGTTCTCACGGCGGTCGCCTCACCGGCACGTGCGCAGCAAACCAAGGACATCGTCGACACGGCGGTCGCCGCCGGGTCGTTCACCACGCTGGCCAAGGCGTTGACGGCAGCCGACCTCGTCGGCACGCTCAAGGGGCCGGGACCGTTCACCGTGTTCGCCCCGACCGACGAGGCCTTTGCAGCGCTGCCCGCCGGAACGCTGGAGAAATTGCTGAAGCCGGAGAACAAGGCGACGCTTCGGCGGGTGCTCACGTATCACGTGGTGCCGGGCAAGGTGATGGCGGCCGATGTCGTCAAGATCAGCTCCGCCAAGGCGGTCAGCGGTGACACCCTGTCGATCAAGGCGAGCGGCGGCACCGTGATGGTCGACAAGGCTCGGGTCGCCAAGGCCGACATCGCCGCCAGCAACGGTGTCATCCACGTCGTCGACGCGGTCCTGCTCCCGCCGACGGAATAG